The Microbacterium paraoxydans genome includes a window with the following:
- the purH gene encoding bifunctional phosphoribosylaminoimidazolecarboxamide formyltransferase/IMP cyclohydrolase, which yields MAGPRHDPTLYRDRDTVPIRRALVSVSDKTDLLVLAAALAEAGVEIVSTGSTASTIRDAGFEVTDVAAVTGVAEMLDGRVKTLHPKVHGGLLADLRLEDHERQLADLDIAPFELVVVNLYPFVETVASGAEGDDVVEQIDIGGPAMVRAAAKNHANVAIVVSPQSYPAIIAAVAQGGTSLAQRRELAARAFAHTAAYDTAVAQWFAEGTLNDPGDLPAHLTIQAERLATLRYGENSHQRGAIYTRAGGHGIAQATQLQGKEMSYNNYVDADAALRAAYDMVKPAVAIIKHANPCGIATTAPNALDPIASAHLRAHECDPVSAYGGVIAANGTVTLKMAENLKDIFTEVIVAPSFEPAALEVFKAKKNLRLLQLPEDWQQECMDVRLVSGGLLLQDADRFPDDIVSVAKNWELVSGERPSDEEMENLIFAWKACRAVKSNAIVLAKDNATVGVGMGQVNRVDSCRLAVERAGDRAAGSVASSDAFFPFADGAQVLIDAGVTAIVQPGGSVRDEEVVDAARKAGVTMFFTGERHFFH from the coding sequence ATGGCCGGCCCCCGCCACGACCCCACGCTCTACCGCGATCGCGACACCGTGCCGATCCGGCGCGCTCTCGTCTCGGTCAGCGACAAGACCGACCTGCTCGTGCTCGCCGCCGCGCTCGCCGAGGCGGGCGTCGAGATCGTCTCGACCGGGTCGACGGCGTCCACCATCCGCGACGCCGGCTTCGAGGTGACCGACGTGGCCGCGGTCACCGGTGTCGCCGAGATGCTCGACGGCCGGGTCAAGACGCTGCACCCGAAGGTGCACGGAGGCCTGCTCGCCGACCTGCGCCTGGAGGACCACGAGCGGCAGCTCGCCGACCTCGACATCGCGCCGTTCGAGCTCGTCGTCGTCAACCTCTACCCGTTCGTGGAGACCGTGGCCTCCGGCGCCGAGGGTGACGACGTGGTGGAGCAGATCGACATCGGCGGCCCCGCCATGGTGCGGGCGGCGGCGAAGAACCACGCCAACGTCGCGATCGTCGTGTCGCCGCAGTCCTACCCGGCGATCATCGCGGCCGTGGCGCAGGGCGGCACCTCGCTCGCCCAGCGGCGGGAGCTCGCGGCGCGGGCGTTCGCGCACACCGCGGCCTACGACACGGCCGTCGCGCAGTGGTTCGCCGAGGGCACCCTCAACGACCCGGGCGACCTCCCGGCGCACCTGACGATCCAGGCCGAGCGCCTCGCCACCCTCCGCTACGGGGAGAACTCCCACCAGCGCGGCGCCATCTACACCCGCGCGGGCGGCCACGGCATCGCCCAGGCCACGCAGCTGCAGGGCAAGGAGATGTCGTACAACAACTACGTCGACGCGGACGCCGCCCTGCGCGCCGCCTACGACATGGTCAAGCCGGCGGTGGCGATCATCAAGCACGCGAACCCCTGCGGGATCGCCACGACCGCGCCGAACGCCCTCGACCCGATCGCCAGCGCGCACCTCCGCGCCCATGAGTGCGACCCCGTGTCGGCGTACGGCGGCGTGATCGCCGCGAACGGCACCGTGACGCTGAAGATGGCCGAGAACCTCAAGGACATCTTCACCGAAGTCATCGTCGCGCCGTCGTTCGAGCCCGCGGCCCTCGAGGTGTTCAAGGCGAAGAAGAACCTACGTCTGCTGCAGCTCCCCGAGGACTGGCAGCAGGAGTGCATGGACGTGCGCCTCGTGTCCGGCGGCCTCCTGCTCCAGGACGCGGACCGCTTCCCGGACGACATCGTCTCCGTCGCCAAGAACTGGGAGCTCGTGTCGGGGGAGCGTCCGAGCGACGAGGAGATGGAGAACCTGATCTTCGCGTGGAAGGCCTGCCGGGCCGTGAAGTCGAACGCGATCGTGCTGGCGAAGGACAACGCGACGGTCGGCGTCGGCATGGGCCAGGTCAACCGCGTCGACTCGTGCCGCCTCGCGGTGGAGCGTGCGGGAGATCGTGCCGCCGGATCCGTCGCCTCGTCCGACGCGTTCTTCCCGTTCGCCGACGGTGCCCAGGTGCTCATCGACGCGGGTGTCACGGCGATCGTGCAGCCCGGCGGCTCCGTGCGGGACGAGGAGGTCGTCGATGCCGCGCGCAAGGCCGGCGTCACGATGTTCTTCACGGGGGAGCGTCACTTCTTCCACTGA
- a CDS encoding DNA-3-methyladenine glycosylase 2 family protein: MSYSFDERYRAISARDTRFDGQFVTAVRSTGIYCRPSCPARTPKPQNVTFYPTSAAAHEAGYRACKRCLPEAAPGSPAWDVRGDTAARAMRLIASGVVEREGVPGLASRLGYSSRHLTRLLTTELGAGPLALARAHRAHTARMLLVGTDMPIADVAFAAGFHSVRQGNDTIREVFGLTPGELRARRRTPSAAVPGTIDLVLPYRGPLDAAGVFAWMAARAVTGVEEATATSFSRHLRMPGGPAWFEVRQEETERLHLRARVAQLGDLAPLVATARRIFDLDADPLAVDEALAAHPPLAPLVARTPGIRVPGAADPHEMLIRAMIGQQITVVAARTTLTALTDALGERTPDGLLFPTMSAIAAHGAEVLRGPAARIRAVTGAAAALADGSLTLTVGDDGPTQRAALLAMPGIGPWTADYVRMRVLGDPDVLLPGDVALRAGAAASGLPADPKTLTAWAERTAPWRSYLSAHLWRAAPIRPAGPRRRSAVRPARDIASDTEETS, from the coding sequence ATGAGCTACTCCTTCGACGAGCGCTACCGGGCGATCAGCGCTCGGGACACCCGCTTCGACGGGCAGTTCGTCACCGCCGTGCGCTCGACGGGGATCTACTGCCGGCCCAGCTGCCCGGCCCGCACGCCGAAGCCGCAGAACGTCACGTTCTATCCGACGAGTGCCGCGGCGCACGAGGCCGGCTACCGCGCGTGCAAGCGGTGCCTGCCGGAGGCCGCCCCCGGGTCGCCCGCGTGGGACGTCCGCGGAGACACGGCCGCGCGGGCCATGCGCCTGATCGCGTCCGGCGTGGTCGAGCGCGAGGGTGTGCCAGGACTCGCGTCGCGACTCGGCTACTCGAGCCGTCATCTCACGCGGCTGCTGACGACCGAGCTCGGCGCCGGACCGCTCGCACTCGCGCGAGCGCACCGCGCCCACACGGCCCGCATGCTCCTCGTGGGCACCGACATGCCCATCGCGGACGTCGCCTTCGCCGCCGGTTTCCACAGCGTCCGTCAGGGCAACGACACGATCCGCGAGGTGTTCGGTCTCACGCCGGGGGAGCTGCGTGCCCGCCGCCGCACGCCCTCCGCGGCCGTACCCGGAACGATCGACCTCGTCCTGCCGTACCGGGGCCCCCTGGATGCGGCCGGAGTCTTCGCGTGGATGGCCGCGCGAGCCGTGACGGGCGTCGAGGAGGCCACGGCGACGTCGTTCTCCCGTCATCTCCGGATGCCGGGCGGCCCCGCGTGGTTCGAGGTGCGTCAGGAGGAGACGGAGCGGTTGCATCTCCGGGCCCGGGTCGCGCAGCTCGGCGACCTCGCGCCGCTGGTGGCCACGGCACGCCGCATCTTCGACCTCGACGCCGACCCGCTCGCGGTCGACGAGGCCCTGGCCGCGCACCCGCCCCTCGCCCCCCTCGTGGCGCGGACCCCCGGCATCCGCGTGCCCGGGGCTGCCGATCCGCACGAGATGCTCATCCGCGCGATGATCGGGCAGCAGATCACGGTCGTCGCCGCCCGCACCACGCTCACCGCCCTCACCGACGCGCTGGGGGAGCGGACCCCCGACGGCCTGCTGTTCCCGACGATGTCGGCCATCGCGGCGCACGGGGCGGAGGTGCTGCGCGGCCCCGCCGCCCGGATCCGCGCCGTGACGGGAGCCGCCGCGGCCCTGGCGGACGGGAGCCTGACCCTCACCGTGGGCGATGACGGTCCGACGCAGCGCGCCGCCCTCCTCGCGATGCCCGGCATCGGACCCTGGACCGCCGATTACGTGCGGATGCGGGTGCTCGGCGATCCGGACGTGCTGCTCCCCGGCGACGTGGCTCTCCGTGCCGGTGCCGCGGCCTCCGGGCTGCCCGCCGACCCGAAGACCCTCACCGCCTGGGCGGAGCGCACCGCACCGTGGCGGAGCTACCTCAGCGCGCATCTGTGGCGTGCCGCCCCGATCCGTCCCGCCGGACCGCGGCGCAGATCCGCCGTCCGGCCCGCCCGCGACATCGCATCCGACACCGAGGAGACCTCATGA
- a CDS encoding methylated-DNA--[protein]-cysteine S-methyltransferase yields the protein MTALIQTLDTPDGPFTILADERQRVLVSGWTDDVEAILGRLPARVRPDAVRDAETEAAGAVGAYYAGDVAAIDGVAVAQTGTALQLAGWAALRGIAPGEPLTYTRFAARLGNPQAVRAAASICARNAPALFVPCHRVLRTDGSLGGFAWGLPVKESLLARERAAR from the coding sequence ATGACCGCTCTCATCCAGACCCTCGACACCCCCGACGGTCCCTTCACGATCCTCGCCGACGAGCGCCAGCGGGTGCTCGTGTCCGGGTGGACCGACGACGTCGAGGCGATCCTCGGACGTCTTCCCGCCCGCGTCCGCCCCGACGCCGTGCGCGACGCGGAGACGGAGGCGGCCGGCGCGGTCGGCGCGTACTACGCGGGTGACGTCGCGGCGATCGACGGGGTCGCCGTCGCGCAGACGGGCACCGCCCTCCAGCTCGCCGGCTGGGCGGCGCTCCGCGGCATCGCGCCGGGGGAGCCCCTGACCTACACCCGCTTCGCGGCCCGGCTCGGCAACCCGCAGGCGGTGCGGGCGGCGGCGTCGATCTGCGCCCGCAACGCCCCGGCGCTGTTCGTGCCCTGCCATCGGGTGCTCCGCACGGACGGCTCCCTCGGCGGCTTCGCGTGGGGGCTCCCGGTGAAGGAGAGCCTTCTGGCGCGGGAGCGCGCCGCCCGCTGA
- a CDS encoding ABC transporter ATP-binding protein, translated as MSSSSSAQNPSPSSSLSTPAALWRLKPFVKPVIWRLAGGAASALAAALIALMIPIVLEQIIGGPVQSGALDAIIWGALAVFALGLGEALMVWLRRQFVLFPATQVEYRMRTELYARLQTLPVAFHDRWQSGQLLSRMMQDIGLIRRWLAFGLVLLVVNVLTILIGSVLLFRWHWLLGTIFLVTAVPLWIRGYLFEKRYGALTRRSQDQAGDLATSVEESVHGIRVLKAFGRGTHALRRFSRQAETLRETEMSKAGAIASIWFWLDLMPQIAFGLSLMSGIWLISQDAITSAELFAFFAMAVVLRWPIESIGFLFSFMLDARTATDRVFDIFSETNTITDPENPVHIKNPRGELAFENAHFRYQDAAADERDLLDGIDLVLRPGETMALVGLTGSGKTTLTTLPTRLYDVTGGRVTLDGVDVRDLTLAELREHIAMAFEDATLFSASVRENVLLGRADLDVHSPEAERVLREALDVAQASFVDTLPEGVETVIGEEGLSLSGGQRQRLALARAVAANPRVLVLDDPLSALDVDTEALVEEALRHVLADTTAMIVAHRPSTVALADRVALLEDGRITAVGTHAELLRTSRHYRHVISSLEAEEAARTGAIPIIRDEQAEIHETVKDGIREEADDEAPGGAPRFAGEEVQR; from the coding sequence ATGTCTTCCTCGTCTTCCGCGCAGAACCCGTCCCCCTCGTCCTCCCTCTCCACGCCCGCCGCGCTGTGGCGGCTCAAGCCGTTCGTGAAGCCCGTCATCTGGCGCCTCGCCGGCGGTGCCGCCAGCGCGCTCGCGGCCGCGCTCATCGCCCTGATGATCCCCATCGTGCTCGAGCAGATCATCGGCGGGCCGGTGCAGTCCGGAGCGCTCGACGCGATCATCTGGGGAGCGCTCGCCGTGTTCGCCCTCGGCCTCGGCGAGGCGCTCATGGTGTGGCTCCGCCGGCAGTTCGTGCTCTTCCCCGCCACGCAGGTGGAGTACCGCATGCGCACCGAGCTCTACGCGCGCCTGCAGACGCTTCCCGTCGCGTTCCACGACCGGTGGCAGTCCGGGCAGCTGCTGAGCCGCATGATGCAGGACATCGGCCTCATCCGCCGGTGGCTCGCCTTCGGCCTCGTGCTCCTCGTCGTGAACGTGCTGACGATCCTCATCGGCTCGGTGCTGCTGTTCCGCTGGCACTGGCTGCTGGGCACGATCTTCCTCGTGACGGCGGTCCCGCTGTGGATCCGCGGCTACCTCTTCGAGAAGCGCTACGGCGCACTCACCCGCCGCAGCCAGGACCAGGCGGGCGATCTCGCCACCAGCGTCGAGGAGAGCGTGCACGGCATCCGCGTGCTCAAGGCGTTCGGCCGCGGCACGCACGCCCTCCGCCGCTTCAGCCGTCAGGCCGAGACGCTGCGCGAGACCGAGATGAGCAAGGCCGGGGCCATCGCCTCGATCTGGTTCTGGCTCGACCTCATGCCGCAGATCGCCTTCGGCCTCAGCCTCATGTCGGGCATCTGGCTCATCTCGCAGGACGCGATCACGTCGGCGGAGCTCTTCGCCTTCTTCGCGATGGCCGTCGTGCTGCGCTGGCCGATCGAGTCGATCGGCTTCCTGTTCTCGTTCATGCTCGACGCGCGCACGGCGACGGACCGCGTCTTCGACATCTTCTCGGAGACGAACACCATCACCGATCCGGAGAACCCGGTGCACATCAAGAACCCGCGCGGGGAGCTCGCGTTCGAGAACGCGCACTTCCGGTACCAGGACGCGGCCGCCGACGAGCGGGACCTGCTCGACGGCATCGACCTCGTGCTGCGGCCGGGCGAGACCATGGCGCTCGTGGGCCTCACCGGCAGCGGCAAGACGACGCTGACGACGCTGCCGACGCGGTTGTACGACGTGACGGGAGGCCGGGTCACTCTCGACGGCGTCGACGTGCGCGACCTGACGCTCGCCGAGCTCCGGGAGCACATCGCGATGGCGTTCGAGGACGCGACGCTCTTCTCGGCGTCGGTCCGTGAGAACGTCCTGCTCGGACGCGCCGACCTCGACGTGCACAGCCCCGAAGCCGAGCGCGTCCTGCGCGAGGCGCTCGACGTGGCGCAGGCTTCCTTCGTCGACACGCTCCCCGAGGGTGTCGAGACGGTGATCGGCGAGGAGGGACTGAGCCTGTCCGGCGGACAGCGCCAGCGGCTCGCCCTGGCCCGCGCCGTGGCCGCCAACCCCCGCGTGCTCGTCCTCGACGACCCGCTGTCGGCGCTGGACGTCGACACCGAGGCGCTCGTCGAGGAGGCGCTGCGGCACGTGCTCGCCGACACCACCGCGATGATCGTCGCGCATCGTCCGTCCACCGTGGCCCTCGCCGATCGCGTGGCGCTGCTCGAGGACGGCCGGATCACCGCCGTCGGCACGCACGCCGAGCTGCTCCGGACGAGCCGGCACTACCGGCACGTCATCTCCAGTCTGGAAGCCGAGGAGGCCGCCCGCACCGGGGCCATCCCGATCATCCGCGACGAGCAGGCCGAGATCCACGAGACCGTGAAGGACGGCATCCGCGAGGAGGCCGATGACGAGGCGCCGGGAGGCGCCCCCCGATTCGCAGGAGAGGAGGTGCAGCGATGA
- a CDS encoding ABC transporter ATP-binding protein translates to MSSLTGTQDEDRSRLTTEESRAIRRRSLRLLGSLVRPLKPQIVLAATVLVISTALQVAGPILISIGLDRALPAVLDDADWMPTFVVGGIYLLAGALAAVLIAWYVIIAAKLTQAVLLDLRKRIFLHTQRLSLEFHESYTSGRIISRQTSDLDSIKELLDGGLNELVSGVLFGVFTFIALCVWDWQSGLILAIGGVPLFFLMRWFYSRSQLVYRESRVISAKVIVQFVETMTGIRAVKAFRKEPRNDEAFQGVAGEYRDVNRRSMLLFGTFEPGLMGVAALVLGVVVLWGGIRVSEGALTVGVLLSAVLYVRNFFAPMQEIAMFLNSYQSATAALEKVSGVLEEVPTVPDPEKPVDLWESRGHIRFGEVTFAYNEDKTILPNFSLDIPAGQTIALVGTTGAGKSTLAKLISRFYDPSAGTVTLDGVDLRSLHPKDLRRAIVMVTQEAYLFSGTVADNIALGRPDATLDEIREAARAVGADAFISALPDGYDTDVNKRGGRVSAGQRQLISFARAFLADPAVLILDEATASLDIPSERLIQDALQTLLADRTAIIIAHRLSTVAIADRVLVMEHGRIIEDDTPAALIGGTGKFAQLHAAWQETLV, encoded by the coding sequence ATGAGCTCCCTCACCGGAACCCAGGACGAGGACCGCTCCCGCCTCACCACGGAGGAGAGCAGGGCGATCCGCCGCCGCTCGCTGCGGCTGCTCGGCTCGCTCGTGCGTCCGCTCAAGCCGCAGATCGTGCTCGCCGCGACCGTGCTCGTCATCTCGACGGCGCTGCAGGTGGCGGGGCCGATCCTCATCAGCATCGGCCTCGACCGGGCGCTCCCCGCGGTGCTCGACGACGCCGACTGGATGCCGACGTTCGTCGTCGGCGGGATCTACCTGCTCGCGGGTGCTCTCGCCGCCGTGCTCATCGCCTGGTACGTCATCATCGCGGCGAAGCTGACCCAGGCCGTCCTGCTGGACCTGCGCAAGCGCATCTTCCTGCACACCCAGCGCCTGAGCCTGGAGTTCCACGAGTCGTACACCTCGGGGCGGATCATCTCGCGCCAGACGAGCGACCTGGACTCCATCAAGGAGCTCCTCGACGGCGGCCTGAACGAGCTCGTCTCCGGCGTGCTCTTCGGAGTCTTCACCTTCATCGCGCTGTGCGTGTGGGACTGGCAGTCCGGTCTCATCCTCGCGATCGGCGGCGTGCCGCTGTTCTTCCTCATGCGCTGGTTCTACTCGCGCTCGCAGCTCGTGTACCGCGAGTCCCGGGTGATCAGCGCGAAGGTGATCGTCCAGTTCGTGGAGACCATGACGGGCATCCGCGCGGTCAAAGCCTTCCGGAAGGAGCCGCGCAACGACGAGGCCTTCCAGGGCGTGGCCGGCGAGTACCGGGACGTGAACCGTCGCTCGATGCTGCTGTTCGGCACGTTCGAGCCGGGCCTCATGGGCGTCGCGGCGCTCGTGCTCGGGGTCGTCGTGCTGTGGGGCGGCATCCGGGTCTCGGAGGGAGCGCTGACGGTCGGCGTGCTGCTGTCCGCCGTGCTCTACGTGCGCAACTTCTTCGCTCCGATGCAGGAGATCGCGATGTTCCTCAACTCCTATCAGTCCGCCACCGCGGCGCTGGAGAAGGTGTCGGGCGTCCTGGAGGAGGTCCCGACGGTGCCGGACCCCGAGAAGCCGGTCGACCTCTGGGAGTCCCGCGGGCACATCCGCTTCGGCGAGGTCACGTTCGCGTACAACGAGGACAAGACGATCCTGCCGAACTTCTCGCTCGACATCCCGGCCGGGCAGACCATCGCGCTGGTCGGGACGACGGGGGCGGGCAAGTCCACGCTGGCCAAGCTCATCTCGCGGTTCTACGACCCGTCCGCGGGGACGGTGACGCTCGACGGCGTCGATCTGCGGTCGCTGCACCCGAAGGATCTCCGCCGGGCGATCGTCATGGTCACGCAGGAGGCGTACCTGTTCAGCGGGACCGTCGCCGACAACATCGCGCTCGGGCGCCCGGACGCGACGCTGGACGAGATCCGCGAGGCGGCACGGGCGGTGGGCGCCGACGCGTTCATCTCGGCGCTGCCGGACGGGTACGACACCGACGTGAACAAGCGCGGCGGTCGTGTCTCGGCGGGGCAGCGCCAGCTCATCTCGTTCGCCCGCGCCTTCCTCGCCGACCCGGCGGTGCTGATCCTCGACGAGGCGACGGCCTCGCTGGACATCCCGTCCGAGCGGCTGATCCAGGACGCGTTGCAGACGCTGCTGGCCGACCGGACGGCGATCATCATCGCGCACCGGCTGTCGACGGTGGCGATCGCGGACCGTGTGCTCGTGATGGAGCACGGCCGCATCATCGAGGACGACACCCCGGCCGCCCTGATCGGCGGCACCGGGAAGTTCGCCCAGTTGCACGCGGCCTGGCAGGAGACGCTCGTCTGA
- a CDS encoding GNAT family N-acetyltransferase yields MSELRMVELSAATIVAVNNLSLKPGQEQFLAPVSYGIAATVINPQTSWQRVILDRNEVVGFVSANFDDEAPEEHFRSVLWRINVDADDQGRGVGRFAVESLIDEARNRGVDHVNVIYEAGEDGPEAFFRRVGFTPVGETAYGEVIAEIRVPS; encoded by the coding sequence ATGTCCGAACTGCGCATGGTCGAACTCTCCGCCGCGACGATCGTCGCCGTGAACAACCTGTCGCTCAAGCCCGGACAGGAGCAGTTCCTCGCCCCCGTCTCGTACGGCATCGCGGCCACCGTCATCAACCCGCAGACCTCCTGGCAGCGGGTGATCCTGGACCGCAACGAGGTCGTGGGCTTCGTGAGCGCCAACTTCGACGACGAGGCCCCGGAGGAGCACTTCCGCTCCGTGCTGTGGCGCATCAACGTCGACGCGGACGACCAGGGTCGCGGCGTCGGCCGCTTCGCCGTGGAGAGTCTCATCGACGAAGCACGCAACCGCGGCGTCGACCACGTCAACGTCATCTACGAAGCCGGCGAGGACGGCCCGGAGGCGTTCTTCCGGCGCGTTGGCTTCACCCCCGTCGGGGAGACGGCCTACGGCGAGGTCATCGCCGAGATCCGGGTCCCCTCCTGA
- a CDS encoding NADP-dependent isocitrate dehydrogenase yields MTDDAIIYTYTDEAPALATASFLPIVQAYTGQAGIEFETRDISLAGRILAAFPQKLTPEQQVGDALAELGGLATLPEANIIKLPNISASIPQLKAAIAELQQQGYDIPDFPDEPSSLEEKDIRARYDRIKGSAVNPVLREGNSDRRAPLAVKNYAKKHPHRNKPFAEGSKTRVATLGHDDFKHNERSWVAAHDDVLSFRHTAKDGTVTVLKEGLKVLPREIIDATFLSAKELDAFLADTLAEAKADDVLYSVHLKATMMKVSDPIIFGHVVKAFFKDVFDQYGTQLAEAGLSANDGLGSILAGLATVAGGEEIAAAFDKAIAEGPRLSYVNSDKGITNLHVPSDVIVDASMPALVRNGGKLWGKDGEEADTIAVIPDSSYASVYQAVIDDVIANGPLDPATIGTVPNVGLMAQAAEEYGSHDKTFEIAADGIVQVLDSEGTVLIEHEVGKGDIWRATQTKHIPVMDWVKLAVGRARATGAPAVFWLDANRSHDAQIIAKVHQGLATLDTKGLTITILAPEEATRYTLARMRHGLDTISVTGNVLRDYLTDLFPILEVGTSAKMLSIVPLLAGGGLFETGAGGSAPKHVQQLVEENYLRWDSLGEFFALAASLEHFADRTGNEKARVLAETLDAATGTFLEEDRSPGRALGTIDNRGSHFYLGLYWAQELAKQTKDPELAAAFAPIAEKLAANEETIVSELNAVQGSPVEIGGYYRPDEKLVEAVMRPSTTLNEIVDALR; encoded by the coding sequence GTGACCGACGACGCCATCATCTACACCTACACCGACGAGGCACCGGCACTGGCCACCGCCTCGTTCCTGCCGATCGTCCAGGCCTACACGGGCCAGGCGGGCATCGAGTTCGAGACGCGGGACATCTCTCTGGCCGGCCGCATCCTCGCCGCCTTCCCGCAGAAGCTCACCCCCGAGCAGCAGGTCGGCGACGCGCTGGCCGAGCTGGGCGGCCTCGCCACCCTCCCCGAGGCCAACATCATCAAGCTGCCGAACATCTCGGCGTCGATCCCGCAGCTCAAGGCGGCCATCGCGGAGCTGCAGCAGCAGGGGTACGACATCCCCGACTTCCCGGACGAGCCCTCGTCGCTGGAGGAGAAGGACATCCGCGCCCGCTACGACCGCATCAAGGGCTCCGCCGTGAACCCGGTGCTGCGCGAGGGCAACAGCGACCGCCGGGCGCCGCTGGCGGTGAAGAACTATGCCAAGAAGCACCCGCACCGCAACAAGCCGTTCGCGGAGGGCTCCAAGACCCGCGTCGCCACCCTGGGCCACGACGACTTCAAGCACAACGAGCGCTCGTGGGTCGCCGCTCACGACGACGTCCTCTCCTTCCGCCACACCGCGAAGGACGGCACCGTCACGGTCCTCAAGGAGGGGCTCAAGGTCCTCCCGCGCGAGATCATCGACGCGACGTTCCTGTCCGCGAAGGAGCTGGACGCGTTCCTCGCCGACACCCTCGCGGAGGCCAAGGCCGACGACGTGCTCTACTCGGTGCACCTCAAGGCCACGATGATGAAGGTCAGCGACCCGATCATCTTCGGTCACGTCGTGAAGGCGTTCTTCAAGGACGTCTTCGACCAGTACGGCACCCAGCTCGCCGAGGCCGGGCTCAGCGCGAACGACGGCCTCGGCTCGATCCTCGCCGGCCTGGCCACCGTCGCGGGTGGCGAGGAGATCGCCGCGGCGTTCGACAAGGCCATCGCCGAGGGGCCGCGCCTCTCGTACGTGAACTCCGACAAGGGGATCACGAACCTGCACGTGCCGAGCGATGTCATCGTCGACGCGTCCATGCCCGCCCTCGTCCGCAACGGCGGGAAGCTCTGGGGCAAGGACGGCGAGGAGGCCGACACGATCGCGGTCATCCCCGACTCCTCCTACGCGAGCGTCTACCAGGCCGTGATCGACGATGTGATCGCGAACGGCCCGCTCGACCCCGCCACCATCGGCACCGTGCCGAACGTGGGTCTCATGGCGCAGGCGGCCGAGGAGTACGGCAGCCACGACAAGACGTTCGAGATCGCGGCGGACGGCATCGTCCAGGTGCTCGACAGCGAGGGCACCGTCCTCATCGAGCACGAGGTCGGCAAGGGCGACATCTGGCGTGCGACGCAGACCAAGCACATCCCGGTCATGGACTGGGTCAAGCTCGCGGTCGGCCGCGCCCGCGCGACGGGTGCCCCGGCGGTGTTCTGGCTCGACGCGAACCGCTCGCACGACGCGCAGATCATCGCGAAGGTGCACCAGGGTCTCGCCACGCTCGACACCAAGGGCCTGACGATCACGATCCTCGCGCCGGAGGAGGCGACGCGGTACACGCTCGCCCGCATGCGTCACGGTCTGGACACCATCTCGGTGACCGGCAACGTGCTGCGCGACTACCTCACCGACCTGTTCCCGATCCTCGAGGTCGGCACGAGCGCCAAGATGCTCTCCATCGTGCCGCTGCTCGCCGGCGGCGGACTGTTCGAGACGGGCGCCGGCGGCTCGGCTCCGAAGCACGTGCAGCAGCTGGTCGAGGAGAACTACCTGCGCTGGGACTCGCTGGGCGAGTTCTTCGCGCTGGCCGCCTCCCTCGAGCACTTCGCCGACCGCACGGGCAACGAGAAGGCCCGCGTGCTCGCGGAGACGCTCGACGCCGCGACCGGTACCTTCCTCGAGGAGGACCGCTCGCCCGGCCGCGCTCTCGGCACGATCGACAACCGCGGAAGCCACTTCTACCTCGGCCTGTACTGGGCGCAGGAGCTGGCCAAGCAGACGAAGGACCCGGAGCTCGCCGCCGCCTTCGCGCCCATCGCCGAGAAGCTCGCCGCGAACGAGGAGACGATCGTCTCCGAGCTGAACGCGGTGCAGGGCTCCCCGGTGGAGATCGGCGGCTACTACCGTCCGGACGAGAAGCTCGTCGAGGCGGTCATGCGCCCGTCCACGACGCTCAACGAGATCGTCGACGCCCTGCGCTGA